A region from the Agrococcus sp. SL85 genome encodes:
- the hisB gene encoding imidazoleglycerol-phosphate dehydratase HisB, with protein sequence MARTASIERTTSESSIRLSLDLDGTGASSISTTVPFYDHMLTAFAKHSLIDLTIEASGDTDIDAHHTVEDTAIALGLALADALGDKAGVRRYGDATVPLDEALARAVVDLSGRPFLVHSGEPAGFELHRIGGHFTGSLVRHVLEAIALNARITLHLEVLAGRDPHHIAEAEFKALARAMRAAVEPDSRVRGVPSTKGAL encoded by the coding sequence ATGGCCCGCACCGCATCCATCGAGCGCACGACGAGCGAGTCGAGCATCCGCCTCTCGCTCGACCTCGACGGCACGGGCGCCTCGTCGATCTCGACGACGGTGCCGTTCTACGACCACATGCTCACGGCCTTCGCCAAGCACTCGCTCATCGACCTGACGATCGAGGCCTCCGGCGACACCGACATCGACGCCCACCACACGGTCGAGGACACCGCGATCGCGCTCGGCCTCGCGCTCGCCGACGCGCTCGGCGACAAGGCGGGCGTGCGCCGCTACGGCGACGCGACCGTGCCCCTCGACGAGGCCCTCGCGCGCGCCGTCGTCGACCTCTCCGGCCGGCCCTTCCTCGTGCACTCCGGCGAGCCCGCGGGCTTCGAGCTGCACCGCATCGGCGGCCACTTCACGGGCTCGCTCGTGCGGCACGTGCTCGAGGCGATCGCGCTCAACGCCCGCATCACGCTGCACCTCGAGGTGCTCGCGGGCCGCGACCCGCACCACATCGCCGAGGCCGAGTTCAAGGCGCTCGCGCGCGCGATGCGCGCGGCCGTCGAGCCCGACTCGCGCGTGCGCGGCGTGCCCTCCACCAAGGGAGCGCTGTGA
- the dapF gene encoding diaminopimelate epimerase, translating into MTSLAAQPPVAFAKGHGTGNDFVLLADPEGASPLDADRVRALADRRFGIGGDGVIRAVRAGSAGDAALDAAEPGTWAMDYWNADGTTSEMCGNGVRVFVRYLLEEGLVRLADGEVLQIVTRAGTKRVERRGPLLSADLGPFELGGDRLVAAHGLDVARPGLDVSTGNPHVVVALAGEDELEALDLHAAPALDPLPADGANVEFAVPGAIADGVGAIRMRVHERGVGETLSCGTGAVAAAMAVRHWSGDAADRWIVDVPGGRLEVEVDERGHAWLTGPAEIVARGEATLAR; encoded by the coding sequence ATGACCTCCCTCGCCGCGCAGCCGCCCGTCGCCTTCGCGAAGGGCCACGGCACCGGCAACGACTTCGTGCTGCTCGCCGACCCCGAGGGCGCTTCGCCGCTCGATGCCGACCGCGTGCGCGCGCTCGCCGACCGGCGCTTCGGCATCGGCGGCGACGGCGTCATCCGCGCCGTGCGCGCCGGCAGCGCGGGCGACGCGGCGCTCGACGCCGCCGAGCCGGGCACGTGGGCCATGGACTACTGGAACGCCGACGGCACCACGAGCGAGATGTGCGGGAACGGCGTGCGCGTGTTCGTCCGCTACCTGCTCGAGGAGGGCCTCGTGCGCCTCGCGGACGGCGAGGTGCTCCAGATCGTGACGCGCGCCGGGACCAAGCGCGTCGAGCGTCGCGGCCCGCTGCTCTCGGCCGACCTCGGCCCCTTCGAGCTCGGCGGCGACCGCCTCGTCGCCGCCCACGGCCTCGACGTCGCGCGACCGGGTCTCGACGTCTCCACCGGCAACCCCCACGTCGTCGTCGCCCTCGCGGGCGAGGACGAGCTCGAGGCGCTCGACCTGCACGCCGCGCCCGCGCTCGACCCGCTGCCCGCCGACGGCGCGAACGTCGAGTTCGCGGTGCCGGGCGCGATCGCCGACGGCGTGGGCGCGATCCGGATGCGCGTGCACGAGCGCGGCGTCGGAGAGACGCTCTCGTGCGGCACGGGGGCGGTCGCGGCCGCGATGGCGGTGCGGCACTGGTCGGGTGACGCGGCCGACCGCTGGATCGTCGACGTGCCGGGCGGACGGCTCGAGGTCGAGGTCGACGAGCGCGGCCACGCGTGGCTCACGGGCCCGGCCGAGATCGTCGCGCGCGGCGAGGCGACGCTCGCGCGCTGA
- a CDS encoding histidinol-phosphate transaminase, whose translation MVTSLDDLPIRDDLRGLTPYGAPQLEVPVRLNVNENAYRVPEGVALDIVQEIARALPEANRYPDREFDELRAAFARYLGHGVVPEQIWAGNGSNEVLQHVLQAFGGPGRTLLSFTPTYSMYPLLARGVGMAYVGVPREEGFALTPAGVRSAIEEHDPDVVFLCAPNNPTGTAIGLDVVEAALEAARGIVLVDEAYAEFAHDRSQTALSLLERSPRLLVSRTMSKAFAFAGIRVGYLAAHPAVVDALRLVRLPYHLSAITQAAAVAALRHSDEMLSRVDALRVQRDRIVDELSALGYAPHPSDANFVLVGGVDDPRATFEALLARGILVRDVGLPGTLRITAGTEAETTALLEAMAALSGAGSAAE comes from the coding sequence CTGGTGACGAGCCTCGACGACCTCCCGATCCGTGACGACCTCCGCGGGCTGACGCCGTACGGCGCGCCGCAGCTGGAGGTGCCCGTGCGGCTCAACGTCAACGAGAACGCCTACCGCGTGCCCGAGGGCGTCGCCCTCGACATCGTGCAGGAGATCGCGAGGGCCCTGCCCGAGGCGAACCGCTACCCGGACCGGGAGTTCGACGAGCTCCGCGCCGCCTTCGCCCGCTACCTCGGCCACGGCGTCGTTCCGGAGCAGATCTGGGCCGGCAACGGGTCGAACGAGGTGCTGCAGCACGTGCTGCAGGCCTTCGGCGGACCCGGCCGCACGCTGCTCTCGTTCACGCCCACGTACTCCATGTACCCGCTCCTCGCGCGCGGCGTCGGCATGGCCTACGTCGGCGTGCCCCGCGAGGAGGGCTTCGCGCTGACGCCCGCGGGCGTCCGGTCGGCGATCGAGGAGCACGACCCCGACGTCGTGTTCCTCTGCGCCCCCAACAACCCCACGGGCACGGCCATCGGCCTCGACGTGGTCGAGGCGGCGCTCGAGGCCGCGCGCGGCATCGTGCTCGTCGACGAGGCCTATGCCGAGTTCGCGCACGACCGCTCGCAGACGGCGCTCTCGCTGCTCGAGCGCTCGCCGCGCCTGCTCGTCTCGCGCACGATGAGCAAGGCCTTCGCGTTCGCGGGCATCCGCGTGGGCTACCTCGCCGCGCACCCGGCGGTCGTCGACGCGCTGCGCCTCGTGCGCCTGCCGTACCACCTCTCTGCCATCACGCAGGCCGCCGCCGTCGCGGCGCTCCGCCACAGCGACGAGATGCTCTCGCGCGTCGACGCGCTGCGCGTCCAGCGCGACCGCATCGTCGACGAGCTCTCGGCGCTCGGCTACGCGCCGCACCCCTCCGACGCGAACTTCGTGCTCGTCGGCGGCGTCGACGATCCGCGCGCCACCTTCGAGGCGCTCCTCGCGCGCGGCATCCTCGTGCGGGACGTGGGTCTGCCGGGCACGCTGCGCATCACCGCCGGCACCGAGGCTGAGACCACGGCGCTGCTCGAGGCGATGGCGGCGCTGTCCGGCGCGGGATCCGCCGCCGAATAG
- the lexA gene encoding transcriptional repressor LexA — protein sequence MEVLVEDETDSAAGSMEQATFVPLVGRIAAGIPITAEQQVEDVLPLPKQLVGSGGDLFMLNVVGDSMIDAAICDGDWVVVRQQRTAENGDIVAAMLDGEATVKVFRQRDGHTWLLPRNSAFEPILGDEAEVLGRVVAVLRAV from the coding sequence ATCGAGGTGCTGGTGGAGGACGAGACCGACTCGGCCGCCGGCAGCATGGAGCAGGCCACGTTCGTCCCGCTCGTCGGCCGCATCGCCGCCGGCATCCCCATCACCGCCGAGCAGCAGGTCGAGGACGTCCTGCCGCTGCCCAAGCAGCTCGTGGGCTCGGGCGGCGACCTGTTCATGCTGAACGTGGTCGGCGACTCGATGATCGACGCCGCGATCTGCGACGGCGACTGGGTCGTCGTGCGGCAGCAGCGCACCGCGGAGAACGGCGACATCGTGGCGGCCATGCTCGACGGCGAGGCGACCGTCAAGGTGTTCCGCCAGCGGGACGGCCACACCTGGCTGCTGCCGCGCAACTCCGCGTTCGAGCCCATCCTCGGCGACGAGGCCGAGGTGCTCGGCCGCGTCGTCGCCGTGCTGCGCGCCGTCTGA
- a CDS encoding alpha/beta fold hydrolase: MPLVPIDGVPTWHDVAGAGEPVVLLHGGLSHSGAMRPLGRLLAERRRVHAFDRRGHGATPRAGAPFTYAAMGHEAVRFLEEVVGGPAHLVGWSDGAVAAVLAALERPDLVRRIVAIDQYLALEGAPNPEGFDASMREHATRERLRAAFARRSPEPRAFDAALEDSLRLWRTEPAFDLARLERLRSPVLLLTADDGEVLPDHAAALVARIPVAEHRTLPGTHLLPLESPEAVAAAVEDWLD; this comes from the coding sequence GTGCCGCTCGTCCCGATCGACGGCGTGCCGACCTGGCACGACGTCGCGGGCGCGGGGGAGCCCGTCGTGCTGCTGCACGGCGGGCTCTCGCACTCCGGGGCGATGCGTCCGCTCGGCCGCCTGCTCGCCGAGCGGCGCCGCGTGCACGCCTTCGACCGGCGCGGCCACGGCGCGACGCCCCGCGCCGGCGCGCCCTTCACCTACGCGGCGATGGGCCACGAGGCCGTGCGCTTCCTCGAGGAGGTCGTGGGCGGACCCGCGCACCTCGTCGGCTGGAGCGACGGGGCGGTCGCCGCGGTGCTCGCCGCGCTCGAGCGGCCGGACCTCGTGCGCCGGATCGTCGCGATCGACCAGTACCTCGCGCTCGAGGGCGCGCCGAACCCCGAGGGCTTCGACGCGAGCATGCGAGAGCACGCGACGCGCGAGCGGCTCCGTGCCGCCTTCGCGCGCCGCTCCCCCGAGCCCCGGGCCTTCGACGCCGCGCTCGAGGACTCGCTGCGGCTCTGGCGCACCGAGCCCGCGTTCGACCTCGCACGCCTCGAGCGCCTCCGCTCCCCCGTGCTCCTGCTCACCGCGGACGACGGCGAGGTGCTGCCGGACCACGCGGCCGCGCTCGTCGCGCGGATCCCCGTCGCCGAGCACCGGACGCTGCCCGGCACGCACCTGCTGCCGCTCGAGTCGCCGGAGGCCGTCGCGGCCGCCGTCGAGGACTGGCTCGACTAG
- the miaA gene encoding tRNA (adenosine(37)-N6)-dimethylallyltransferase MiaA — protein MTLIAVVGATGTGKTARSIAIADAVAALGARAEVVNCDAMQLYRGMDVGTAKATEAERAGHPHHLLDVLDPWQDAAVAAYREAALAAVAGIEARGAVPILVGGSGLYASSVLYDFAFPATDEALRARLEAELTVTGAAAMHARLEAVDPAAAEAIGPHNGRRLVRALEAVTLTGEPFRVGLPAEESLARPTIIQHERTPRDELVQRLDARVERMWAEGMLDEVRTLREAGIERGTTAQQAIGYRQALDQLDGRIDEAEAIARTQALTRRYARRQVSWFQRYPAAEPLPAAELAARAVGSLEA, from the coding sequence GTGACGCTCATCGCCGTCGTCGGCGCCACCGGCACCGGCAAGACGGCGCGCTCGATCGCGATCGCGGATGCGGTGGCGGCGCTCGGCGCGCGCGCCGAGGTGGTGAACTGCGACGCGATGCAGCTCTACCGCGGCATGGACGTCGGCACGGCCAAGGCGACGGAGGCCGAGCGCGCGGGGCATCCGCACCACCTGCTCGACGTGCTGGACCCGTGGCAGGACGCGGCGGTCGCCGCCTACCGCGAGGCGGCGCTCGCCGCCGTCGCGGGCATCGAGGCGCGCGGGGCCGTGCCGATCCTCGTCGGCGGCTCGGGCCTGTACGCCTCGAGCGTCCTCTACGACTTCGCCTTCCCCGCCACCGACGAGGCGCTGCGCGCCCGGCTCGAGGCCGAGCTGACGGTCACGGGCGCCGCCGCGATGCACGCGCGCCTCGAGGCGGTCGACCCGGCGGCGGCCGAGGCGATCGGGCCGCACAACGGCCGCCGCCTCGTGCGCGCGCTCGAGGCCGTGACCCTCACGGGCGAGCCCTTCCGCGTGGGCCTCCCCGCGGAGGAGTCGCTCGCGCGGCCGACGATCATCCAGCACGAGCGCACGCCCCGCGACGAGCTCGTGCAGCGGCTCGACGCGCGCGTGGAGCGCATGTGGGCCGAGGGGATGCTCGACGAGGTGCGCACGCTGCGCGAGGCCGGCATCGAGCGCGGCACGACGGCGCAGCAGGCGATCGGCTACCGGCAGGCGCTCGACCAGCTCGACGGCCGCATCGACGAGGCCGAGGCGATCGCGCGCACGCAGGCGCTGACCCGCCGCTACGCGCGACGCCAGGTCTCCTGGTTCCAGCGCTACCCGGCGGCCGAGCCGCTGCCCGCCGCCGAGCTCGCGGCGCGCGCGGTCGGTAGCCTGGAGGCATGA
- the rplT gene encoding 50S ribosomal protein L20, translated as MARVKRAVNAAKKRRVILEQAEGYRGQRSRLYRKAKEQILHSRVYAFRDRKAKKGEFRRLWIQRINAAARQNGLTYNRLIQGLGLAGIEVDRRMLAELAVHEPATFATLVEAAKAALPADTSAAKA; from the coding sequence ATGGCACGTGTCAAGCGCGCGGTCAACGCCGCCAAGAAGCGCCGCGTCATCCTCGAGCAGGCGGAGGGCTACCGCGGCCAGCGGTCGCGCCTGTACCGCAAGGCCAAGGAGCAGATCCTCCACTCGCGCGTCTACGCCTTCCGCGACCGCAAGGCGAAGAAGGGCGAGTTCCGCCGCCTCTGGATCCAGCGCATCAACGCCGCTGCCCGCCAGAACGGCCTGACGTACAACCGCCTCATCCAGGGCCTCGGCCTCGCGGGCATCGAGGTCGACCGCCGCATGCTGGCCGAGCTCGCCGTGCACGAGCCCGCCACCTTCGCGACGCTCGTCGAGGCCGCGAAGGCCGCCCTCCCCGCCGACACCTCGGCCGCCAAGGCCTGA
- the hisH gene encoding imidazole glycerol phosphate synthase subunit HisH, which translates to MTASRPRVALLDHGFGNVHSAAKALELAGADVTLTVDRREVLESDGLVVPGVGSMAAVMAGIQAIHGGELIGRRLAGGRPVLGICVGMQALFATGEEGGGEVVGLDEWPGVVRRLEAPILPHMGWAEVEAPEGSMLFEGVRDERFYFVHSYAATEWLIDPHPRIRQPQVTWAHHGERFIAAVENGPLSATQFHPEKSGEAGIRLLGNWVRSL; encoded by the coding sequence GTGACGGCGTCCCGCCCCCGCGTCGCGCTGCTCGACCACGGCTTCGGCAACGTCCACTCGGCCGCGAAGGCGCTCGAGCTGGCCGGGGCCGACGTGACGCTCACGGTCGACCGCCGCGAGGTGCTCGAGTCCGACGGCCTCGTCGTGCCCGGGGTCGGCTCGATGGCGGCCGTCATGGCCGGCATCCAGGCCATCCACGGCGGCGAGCTCATCGGACGCCGCCTCGCGGGCGGCAGGCCCGTCCTCGGCATCTGCGTCGGCATGCAGGCGCTCTTCGCCACGGGCGAGGAGGGCGGCGGCGAGGTCGTCGGCCTCGACGAGTGGCCGGGCGTGGTGCGGCGGCTCGAGGCGCCGATCCTGCCGCACATGGGCTGGGCCGAGGTCGAGGCGCCGGAGGGCTCGATGCTCTTCGAGGGCGTGCGCGACGAGCGCTTCTACTTCGTGCACTCCTACGCCGCGACCGAGTGGCTCATCGATCCGCACCCGCGGATCCGGCAGCCGCAGGTCACGTGGGCCCACCACGGCGAGCGGTTCATCGCCGCCGTCGAGAACGGCCCGCTCTCGGCCACGCAGTTCCACCCCGAGAAGTCGGGCGAGGCGGGGATCCGCCTGCTCGGCAACTGGGTTCGCTCGCTCTGA
- the hflX gene encoding GTPase HflX, giving the protein MAAPQDGTVDGEGAGRATDRILAWAQPSEALLAERAQALQASVADGDRDGEQLDRADRAALRRVDGLRTELEDVTEVEYRELRLENVVLVGVHSGSVEDAEQSLRELAALAETAGASVLAGLLQRRPNPDPATYVGRGKAEELADVVKELGADTVIADSELAPSQRRALEDKVKVKVIDRTAVILDIFSQHAKSREGKAQVELAQLEYLLPRLRGWGESMSRQAGGQVGGQGAGMGSRGPGETKIELDRRRIHTRMARLRRQIKGFAPARQAKRANRDRFEVPGVAIAGYTNAGKSSLLNRITGAGVLVENALFATLDTSVRRARTPDGREFTIADTVGFVRNLPHQLVEAFRSTLEEVAESEVVVHVVDASHPDPAAQLQTVRDVIGETGARDIPEVVVFNKSDLVDDGTRLVLRGLQPDAVFASARTGEGVDELLGRIAALLPRPSVPVSLLVPYDRGDVVADLHDRFEVVQEDYVEAGTRIDAMVTEAEAGRLRDFVVDAA; this is encoded by the coding sequence ATGGCAGCACCGCAGGACGGCACCGTGGACGGCGAGGGCGCCGGCCGCGCGACGGACCGCATCCTGGCGTGGGCGCAGCCCTCGGAGGCGCTCCTCGCGGAGCGCGCGCAGGCGCTGCAGGCGAGCGTGGCCGACGGCGACCGCGACGGCGAGCAGCTCGACCGCGCCGACCGCGCTGCGCTGCGCCGCGTCGACGGCCTCCGCACCGAGCTCGAGGACGTCACCGAGGTCGAGTACCGCGAGCTGCGCCTCGAGAACGTCGTCCTCGTGGGCGTGCACTCGGGCTCCGTCGAGGACGCCGAGCAGTCGCTGCGCGAGCTCGCGGCGCTCGCCGAGACGGCGGGCGCGAGCGTGCTCGCCGGGCTCCTGCAGCGCCGCCCCAACCCGGACCCCGCGACGTACGTCGGCCGCGGCAAGGCCGAGGAGCTCGCCGACGTCGTGAAGGAGCTGGGCGCGGACACCGTCATCGCCGACTCCGAGCTCGCCCCGAGCCAGCGCCGCGCGCTCGAGGACAAGGTGAAGGTCAAGGTCATCGACCGCACCGCGGTGATCCTCGACATCTTCAGCCAGCACGCCAAGAGCCGCGAGGGCAAGGCGCAGGTCGAGCTCGCGCAGCTCGAGTACCTGCTGCCGCGCCTGCGCGGCTGGGGCGAGTCGATGTCGCGCCAGGCCGGCGGCCAGGTCGGCGGCCAGGGCGCGGGCATGGGCTCGCGCGGCCCCGGCGAGACGAAGATCGAGCTCGACCGCCGCCGCATCCACACGCGCATGGCGCGCCTGCGTCGGCAGATCAAGGGCTTCGCGCCCGCGCGCCAGGCGAAGCGCGCCAACCGCGACCGGTTCGAGGTGCCGGGCGTCGCGATCGCCGGCTACACGAACGCAGGCAAGTCGAGCCTCCTCAACCGCATCACGGGCGCCGGCGTGCTCGTCGAGAACGCGCTGTTCGCGACGCTCGACACGAGCGTGCGCCGCGCGCGCACGCCGGACGGCCGGGAGTTCACGATCGCCGACACGGTCGGCTTCGTGCGCAACCTGCCCCACCAGCTCGTCGAGGCCTTCCGCTCGACGCTCGAGGAGGTCGCGGAGTCCGAGGTCGTCGTGCACGTCGTCGACGCGAGCCACCCGGATCCCGCGGCGCAGCTGCAGACGGTGCGCGACGTCATCGGCGAGACCGGCGCGCGCGACATCCCCGAGGTCGTCGTCTTCAACAAGAGCGACCTCGTCGACGACGGCACGCGGCTCGTGCTGCGCGGCCTCCAGCCGGACGCCGTCTTCGCCTCGGCGCGGACGGGCGAGGGCGTCGACGAGCTGCTGGGACGGATCGCCGCCCTGCTGCCGCGGCCGAGCGTGCCGGTCTCGCTGCTCGTGCCCTACGACCGGGGCGACGTCGTGGCAGACCTGCACGACCGCTTCGAGGTGGTGCAGGAGGACTACGTCGAGGCCGGCACGCGCATCGACGCGATGGTGACCGAGGCCGAGGCGGGTCGCCTGCGCGACTTCGTGGTCGACGCGGCCTAG
- a CDS encoding class I SAM-dependent methyltransferase translates to MPDHYFSPDPAAPEALRTIRVPLAGSEREMVTATGVFSGDRLDVGTSVLLDAVPAPPESGDLLDLGCGWGPIAATLALRSPAARVWAVDVNARALSLVERNAELLSLSNITPATPELVPADVRFATIWSNPPIRIGKAQLHALLEAWLPRLAPDGTAWLVVQKHLGADSLQRWLEERFPGFDVERATSKKTYRILAVTAPSEG, encoded by the coding sequence GTGCCGGACCACTACTTCTCGCCCGATCCTGCCGCGCCCGAGGCGCTCCGCACCATCCGGGTGCCGCTCGCGGGCTCCGAGCGGGAGATGGTGACCGCCACCGGCGTCTTCTCCGGCGACCGCCTCGACGTGGGCACGTCGGTGCTCCTCGACGCCGTGCCCGCTCCGCCCGAGTCCGGCGATCTGCTGGACCTCGGCTGCGGCTGGGGGCCGATCGCGGCGACGCTCGCGCTCCGCTCCCCCGCCGCCCGCGTGTGGGCGGTCGACGTCAACGCCCGTGCGCTCTCGCTCGTGGAGCGGAATGCCGAGCTGCTCAGTCTATCGAACATCACCCCTGCGACACCAGAGCTCGTGCCCGCCGACGTGCGCTTCGCGACGATCTGGTCGAACCCGCCCATCCGCATCGGCAAGGCGCAGCTGCACGCGCTGCTCGAGGCCTGGCTCCCCCGCCTCGCACCCGACGGCACCGCGTGGCTCGTCGTGCAGAAGCATCTGGGCGCGGACTCGCTCCAGCGATGGCTCGAGGAGCGCTTCCCCGGCTTCGACGTGGAGCGGGCGACGTCGAAGAAGACGTACCGGATCCTCGCGGTCACCGCGCCGTCGGAGGGCTGA
- a CDS encoding SseB family protein, producing the protein MSRGADSAGRPWEGRSFQHHDTAFAGDDGSAPEGWEAAVAALRSGDAAQDAAVDALRGQRLLVPLLAAAGETGVDERGRTVDKTQELSIVTVGGPDGAPILPMFSSVGAMQAWDARARPVPTGVDRAAAAALDGPGRVVVDPGAETEFVLTRPMLEALLVGGPWSSPLQDAEVQATVLDALFAAPAVQGVVLAPGDPASRLAGAELEAHALVDDAPDAAEQVQRAAAALGEAALLRERVASLAVRLHRWDGGPAQLPLAAPAVVAVTRADRRA; encoded by the coding sequence GTGAGCCGCGGCGCCGACTCGGCGGGACGGCCCTGGGAGGGCCGCTCCTTCCAGCATCACGACACGGCCTTCGCGGGCGACGACGGCTCGGCGCCCGAGGGCTGGGAGGCCGCGGTCGCAGCGCTGCGCTCGGGCGACGCCGCGCAGGACGCGGCGGTCGACGCGCTGCGGGGCCAGCGGCTCCTCGTGCCGCTGCTCGCGGCCGCGGGAGAGACGGGTGTCGACGAGCGCGGGCGCACCGTCGACAAGACGCAGGAGCTCTCGATCGTCACGGTCGGCGGCCCCGACGGCGCCCCGATCCTGCCGATGTTCTCGAGCGTGGGGGCCATGCAGGCGTGGGACGCGCGCGCCCGCCCCGTGCCGACGGGCGTCGACCGGGCTGCCGCGGCCGCGCTCGACGGGCCGGGCCGCGTCGTCGTCGACCCGGGCGCCGAGACGGAGTTCGTGCTGACGCGCCCCATGCTCGAGGCGCTGCTGGTCGGCGGGCCCTGGTCCTCGCCGCTGCAGGACGCCGAGGTGCAGGCGACCGTGCTCGACGCGCTCTTCGCCGCGCCCGCCGTGCAGGGGGTCGTGCTCGCACCGGGCGACCCCGCGAGCCGTCTCGCGGGTGCCGAGCTCGAGGCGCACGCGCTCGTCGACGACGCGCCGGACGCCGCCGAGCAGGTGCAGCGCGCCGCTGCCGCGCTGGGGGAGGCCGCGCTGCTGCGCGAGCGCGTCGCGAGCCTCGCCGTGCGGCTGCATCGGTGGGACGGCGGACCCGCCCAGCTGCCGCTCGCCGCGCCCGCCGTCGTTGCGGTCACGCGCGCCGACCGACGCGCCTGA
- the priA gene encoding bifunctional 1-(5-phosphoribosyl)-5-((5-phosphoribosylamino)methylideneamino)imidazole-4-carboxamide isomerase/phosphoribosylanthranilate isomerase PriA, translating into MTDFNQSPKLQLLPAVDVAGGKAVRLTQGKAGTETSFGSPVEAAEDWVRQGAEWLHLVDLDAAFGRGDNRAVIKKVIKAVKGRVHVELSGGIRDEASLESALATGVKRINLGTAALENPEWTASVIAEYGDQIAVGLDVRGTTLAARGWTQDGGDLWDVLDRLEAAGCSRYVVTDVTKDGTLQGPNIELLRQVAERTEKPVVASGGVSTLDDIAALRELVPAGIEGVIVGKALYAGAFTLAAALDVAGD; encoded by the coding sequence ATGACCGACTTCAACCAGTCACCCAAGCTCCAGCTGCTGCCCGCCGTCGACGTCGCGGGCGGCAAGGCCGTGCGGCTCACGCAGGGCAAGGCAGGCACCGAGACCTCGTTCGGCAGCCCCGTCGAGGCCGCTGAGGACTGGGTGCGCCAGGGCGCCGAGTGGCTGCACCTCGTCGACCTCGACGCCGCCTTCGGCCGGGGCGACAACCGCGCCGTCATCAAGAAGGTCATCAAGGCCGTGAAGGGCCGCGTGCACGTCGAGCTCTCGGGCGGCATCCGCGACGAGGCGTCGCTCGAGTCGGCCCTCGCCACGGGTGTGAAGCGCATCAACCTCGGCACCGCTGCCCTCGAGAACCCCGAGTGGACGGCGTCGGTCATCGCGGAGTACGGCGACCAGATCGCGGTCGGGCTCGACGTGCGCGGCACGACGCTCGCGGCGCGCGGCTGGACGCAGGACGGCGGCGACCTGTGGGACGTCCTCGACCGCCTCGAGGCAGCCGGCTGCTCGCGCTACGTCGTCACCGACGTCACGAAGGACGGCACGCTGCAGGGCCCGAACATCGAGCTGCTGCGCCAGGTGGCCGAGCGCACCGAGAAGCCCGTGGTGGCCTCGGGCGGCGTCTCGACGCTCGACGACATCGCGGCGCTCCGCGAGCTCGTGCCCGCGGGCATCGAGGGCGTCATCGTCGGCAAGGCGCTGTACGCGGGCGCGTTCACGCTCGCCGCGGCGCTCGACGTCGCGGGCGACTGA
- a CDS encoding DUF1844 domain-containing protein, which translates to MTDTMPHEHHDDAMPQARDIAEVPAVELINTVAIHLLSAAAVKLGLGDGPQAQEELDLDEARKLINALAGLVTAAAPEVGSIHAAPLRDGLRSVQLAFREASAIPDAPGKGPGEKFTGPVT; encoded by the coding sequence ATGACCGACACGATGCCGCACGAGCACCACGACGACGCGATGCCGCAGGCGCGGGACATCGCGGAGGTGCCCGCCGTCGAGCTCATCAACACCGTCGCCATCCACCTCCTGAGCGCCGCCGCGGTGAAGCTCGGCCTCGGCGACGGCCCGCAGGCGCAGGAGGAGCTCGACCTCGACGAGGCGCGCAAGCTCATCAACGCCCTCGCGGGCCTCGTGACGGCCGCGGCCCCCGAGGTCGGCAGCATCCACGCCGCGCCGCTGCGCGACGGCCTGCGCTCGGTGCAGCTCGCCTTCCGCGAGGCGAGCGCGATCCCCGACGCCCCGGGCAAGGGCCCGGGCGAGAAGTTCACCGGCCCCGTCACCTGA
- the rpmI gene encoding 50S ribosomal protein L35 gives MPKQKTHSGAKKRFKVTGSGKIRKQQAGMRHNLEVKSSVQTRRLNRDKVLAPADAKVIKKLLGR, from the coding sequence ATGCCCAAGCAGAAGACGCACTCCGGTGCGAAGAAGCGCTTCAAGGTGACCGGCAGCGGCAAGATCCGCAAGCAGCAGGCCGGCATGCGCCACAACCTCGAGGTCAAGTCGTCGGTCCAGACGCGCCGCCTCAACCGCGACAAGGTGCTGGCTCCGGCCGACGCCAAGGTCATCAAGAAGCTGCTCGGCCGCTGA